One region of Eupeodes corollae chromosome 1, idEupCoro1.1, whole genome shotgun sequence genomic DNA includes:
- the LOC129953188 gene encoding sprouty-related, EVH1 domain-containing protein 2 gives MTEGHESDFLVKVRAQVMTRDESTEGWLPLAGGGLANVSIRKRTRLSPGAGGHEYIIYGQRISDQNVILSCVINRDLKYFKVMPTFHHWRAGKQRNGLTFQTAADARAFDKGIVRAYNELIDGLAQSNPSIIWPPLKKYDSVGEDDVFMTLELPIEAEQQQQTSPEGSQKSHISPTGSSERDKDSEKEKGSIQYISSDKLPPSPLQNPNAEQPSIAPSENYSYVTLTAVHDYNYPVVDQPAAAQVLNARRESICNLKKRTGLDGSPDGTTDTSGFKVPVMGNNNRVRCRYCHELYLDECNRKGACEFAPDNFRTGFECISGMGCARCMLYHCMSDAEGETPSHPCECVNETGCTKRWIGLTLLSLVVPCLWCYPPLRACHWVGVSCGVCGGKHKPQV, from the exons CGACTTCTTAGTTAAAGTTCGAGCACAGGTAATGACTAGAGACGAGAGCACAGAAGGTTGGTTACCACTTGCTGGGGGTGGTTTAGCTAACGTTTCAATACGTAAACGTACTAGACTATCCCCCGGCGCAGGTGGACATGAATATATAATCTATGGACAAAGAATTTCGGATCAGAAT gtTATCCTTAGCTGTGTTATAAATcgtgatttaaaatatttcaaagttatGCCAACATTTCATCATTGGCGCGCCGGTAAACAACGCAATGGCTTAACATTTCAAACTGCCGCTGATGCGCGAGCTTTTGACAAGGGAATTGTTCGAGCCTACAATGAATTGATAGACG GATTGGCTCAATCAAATCCATCAATTATTTGGCCTCCATTGAAAAAATATGATTCAGTTGGTGAAGATGATGTATTTATG acTTTGGAATTACCTATTGAGgctgaacaacaacaacagacaAGTCCCGAGGGTAGCCAAAAAAGTCACA ttTCTCCTACAGGGAGCAGTGAACGAGATAAAGACAGTGAAAAGGAAAAAGGCAGCATTCAGTACATATCCAGTGATAAGCTACCACCATCTCCTCTACAAAATCCAAATGCAGAGCAGCCATCAATAGCACCAAGTGAAAACTATTCCTACGTCACTTTAACCGCA GTACACGATTACAATTATCCAGTTGTAGATCAGCCAGCTGCGGCACAAGTGTTAAATGCACGCCGTGAATCCATCTGCAATCTAAAGAAACGCACCGGACTTGATGGTTCCCCGGATGGTACAACGGACACGAGCGGGTTTAAAGTACCAGTGATGGGCAATAATAATAGGGTGCGATGTCGATATTGCCATGAATTGTATTTGGACGAATGTAACCGAAAGGGTGCATGCGAATTTGCCCCCGACAATTTTAGAACGGGTTTTGAATGTATCTCCGGAATGGGTTGTGCGCGATGTATGTTGTATCATTGCATGAGTGATGCTGAAGGCGAAACACCATCCCATCCATGTGAATGTGTGAATGAAACTGGTTGCACAAAGAG atggaTTGGACTAACACTACTTTCCTTGGTTGTACCATGCCTGTGGTGCTATCCACCACTACGAGCTTGCCACTGGGTTGGCGTATCCTGCGGCGTATGTGGTGGAAAGCATAAGCCGCAGGTCTGA